One genomic region from Labeo rohita strain BAU-BD-2019 chromosome 7, IGBB_LRoh.1.0, whole genome shotgun sequence encodes:
- the ankrd11 gene encoding ankyrin repeat domain-containing protein 11 isoform X3, with amino-acid sequence MPKGGGSKTPQLEDFPSNTDMVEKQGGKKDKDKGSSNKTPKLDHSDGVKEMKEKAPKRKLPFTVGANGDQKDSDSEKQGPERKRIKKEPTNTRKSGLPFGMGMPGIRAGYPLSERQQVALLMQMTAEESVNSPDTTPKHQSQSSLGQKGTPNSASKTKDKVNKRNERGETRLHRAAIRGEARRIKELINEGADVNVKDFAGWTALHEACNRGYYDVAKQLLAAGAEVNVKGLDDDTPLHDASNNGHLKVVKLLLRYGGDPCQSNRRGETPLKVANSQTMLNLLLGKGTYTSSEESSSADSSEEEDAPSFAPSSSVDGNNTDSEFEKGLKLKGKGMDPPKSTATPVKDEYEFDEDDEEERVPPVDDKHLLKKEFRKDPVSKTNNFISIPKMEVKTYSKSNSLTPKKAVRRILSDSNSSDEDDRALCFTPTTTPRQTAPQTNVKSRDSTSLSSKQQKDKSKVKKKRKEKTKNNVSKEVRFGKVNDKFCTSDSEIGDLESEDDKGSMQSANCVKDSSTLSLKDPSVFSSLSVSNSSSTHGSLSSQKHTQSLAEQHPKQWRTDGWKTVSSPTWSDVSSLSDSVRTRLSSESDYSSADSSIESVKQVKKKVQDNRKKNNTHTNAVDKKNSEFYKNSNADGAISKTDKDGKVLKKHKVKHKKPKEKDKAPSVVLSQDMNEKFVKSFSFDFDDTRQKSLIVETESPSENRVKLSKHEKDHFKKEDRLSKGKSEDKDWPGKETQRVIKEERSKKTKESNKEKVSKEEREKPLKAEKERSIKDKDKAKEEKQKAHKDDKKKKSKDKSLKIDKKNEQKEDKHFKSEKSLKEEKEKSKRDKNIKEEPDYEDYDLKNHLLEDTKMSASDDPHDRWQSDMSSDSSLYGDDSWDAPVKEYKANNAVKLIVETVKEENRDRKKENKVKDKKPDHGEKRPEKETASKKKDKESSEKNTEKKKDWTDKQKFNSGQSLEKEKKRKESAEGVKEKKEKDSVDGSRDRKDSYEFTKERKDSKTKQESMRDDYGSEAFFKDKPENETTCKSDPRERNHSGKEREKKMDSVEKKEKSKGEKHKDKPKDRNLDQEKEKPEKNSIDKSMKEKDPERASKDKRDGVKEKHKDSHSKEKERKMSSEQNKDKKEKTSQDKHADREKDFLEFKKEERKPEKVREKTWYTIADIFTDESEDEDDNYNGGVAKFSDSLGLSDSHRKDSTPDRDEMDNFQTDKHKKYSEGKTHSTEKQKDKEHKDKKKEKAAFDAGKERKASMEKHKDKKDKDSADSKHKERKDRASVDSNQDKKSKQKLLDKRDVSEEKGKNKYKDKTEHLKERKFSKGSGENEKSLLEKLEEEAMNDYKDDSNDRNSEISSDSFTDRGHEPVLSSYYDSSNISIPDISEERRESLSISNPQDKFREKERHRHSSSSSSKKSHDKEKDKVKKEKGEKKDKSEEIRESYGRRESLPFDKEPMPLEADPYTFPYSSKADGEDDLEKTLEFEKEMSKKDKTNNVMNSEKIKDKKKKEKHKEKVKEEKHKYSDGFSSFRHSKEEQKSGLKENTQVTSLKEKSKEDSSKFDGKNKERIKDIMDKDRTDVKAKVKDENDKFSQSKETARKDNRPREKLLVDGDLRLTSFGKMLSLKDQEIEERHKKHKERMKQMEKLRHRSGDPKLKDKTKSNEELKKNRSELSKKSASVETALKEKKIKDIGLPTQMMSPDRKPQPMDSQNSKDWLAGHQMKESLPASPRPDQNRPTGVPTPTSVISCPSYEEVMQTPRTPSCSAEDYPDIMFEGLECQNSSATTMSMNACSPSFFDRYSNSSSSFQEGTCITPAKNMQLPLVSRSVNSDVRRPLELEFKVEADKLRPQHIAEGTAFESSASQLTEDKMAADRLNCISSAFCLSPIDIMSPRPDPSQHDNVPDEASTVNSINDGSEHSGSVFNNYLMKPSTPVHRPDPQEPCLDIAAPPTPAPAALPPMDIDDLSEPHQSGPGLTPAHPVSGSDYLPPVVEEQEDDEEEEDDDFVEDAGEAHHAADETIQSRNDPTYSLGIEESDKKPWLECPDRRDPDVLPITPTHLQDNYMDNPCDQSLGWNSEELMKSPHESYREVEAAVSKISSPYSHSDCDMQHIPSVMPVTPPHSAYSTAYCPSQISDSHYEVHKDTVEDIQSPERPETEALELESSRLETFFTDCKPNPEEAQMDLEPPCMMKDNGQESPTYAAENSMSVAPPVSQEPVVSWADPFSGAADELDDMGSFSIPDLPFQEKEMQDPDITAPDTAESKHPPSQTRPPVIETSENEIIDVELPSLSKAPCSPAVVPPTEPVQDLIPPISDNGYRPQCELEPEAQNIPDVPPMQETIPEEREAFEEVNENNTNLFSTESEKDHEYRPKEPTPDTMMPSVMVQCLDLPATTKPLSLVQNPVVALGPSCSPHPSVQVPTVLAPSSTQVSEALETTAKLSVTIPVSEAPKKVEEIPQRMTRKKAQMLANQNKQSAALSSSSITCSVSSSSITTSVTTSCVTVEKEKEPISSTTAQTSAPPLVSKTKGRPVEDDDNQAQHPRKRKFPKSGQQQVQVQLVNTAMKQTREMIQQTLAVIVNAIKLDEIEPYHSDRSNPYFEYLQIRKKIEEKRKILCYITPQAPQCYAEYVTYTGSYLLDGKPLSKLHIPVCFSVPTMRAQLQVT; translated from the exons GATAAAGACAAAGGCTCGTCAAACAAGACTCCTAAATTGGACCACAGCGATGGTGTCAAAGAGATGAAAGAGAAAGCTCCTAAGAGGAAGCTGCCCTTCACCGTCGGAGCCAATGGAGATCAGAAAGATTCTGACTCGG AAAAACAAGGTCCAGAGCGGAAGCGCATTAAAAAAGAGCCCACTAACACCAGGAAGTCAGGTCTGCCATTTGGGATGGGCATGCCAGGGATCCGGGCCGGGTACCCCCTCTCAGAGCGGCAGCAGGTGGCTCTTCTCATGCAGATGACGGCGGAGGAGTCCGTAAACAGTCCAG ACACAACACCAAAGCACCAGTCGCAGTCAAGTCTGGGTCAGAAGGGAACACCAAACTCTGCCTCAAAAACCAAAGACAAAGTTAACAAGCGGAATGAGAGGGGTGAGACGCGGCTGCACCGGGCAGCCATACGCGGGGAGGCACGCCGGATAAAGGAGCTCATCAACGAGGGGGCTGACGTGAATGTAAAAGACTTTGCAG GCTGGACCGCACTGCATGAGGCGTGTAACAGAGGGTATTACGATGTGGCCAAGCAGCTGCTGGCAGCCGGGGCTGAGGTTAACGTCAAGGGCCTGGATGATGACACGCCTCTACATGATGCGTCTAACAATGGCCATCTCAAA GTTGTGAAGCTGCTTTTACGATATGGAGGGGATCCTTGTCAAAGCAACAGAAGAGGAGAGACTCCGTTAAAAGTGGCAAATTCACAAACAATGCTTAATCTGTTGCTGGGAAAAGGCACTTACACCTCCAGTGAGGAGAGTTCCTCAG CAGATTCTTCTGAAGAGGAAGATGCCCCATCGTTTGCCCCATCCAGCTCTGTTGATGGCAATAATACAGACTCAGAGTTTGAGAAGGGCTTAAAGTTAAAAGGGAAGGGCATGGACCCACCCAAATCCACCGCCACTCCTGTCAAGGACGAGTACGAGTTCGACGAGGATGATGAGGAGGAGCGTGTCCCGCCTGTGGACGACAAGCATCTGCTCAAGAAAGAGTTCCGCAAGGATCCCGTCAGCAAGACAAACAACTTTATCTCCATACCCAAGATGGAGGTTAAAACCTATTCCAAAAGCAACTCGCTAACACCAAAGAAGGCTGTGCGCAGGATCCTGTCGGACAGCAACAGCTCGGACGAGGACGACAGGGCATTGTGTTTCACACCCACGACCACACCAAGGCAAACGGCACCTCAGACCAATGTCAAGAGCCGGGACTCGACGTCGCTGAGCTCCAAGCAGCAAAAAGACAAAAGTAAAGTCAAGAAAAAGAGGAAGGAGAAGACAAAAAATAACGTTAGTAAGGAGGTGCGCTTTGGTAAAGTGAACGACAAGTTTTGCACCTCAGATTCTGAGATCGGGGACCTGGAGAGTGAGGATGATAAAGGATCCATGCAGAGTGCAAATTGTGTAAAGGACTCTTCTACGTTGAGCCTCAAAGACCCCTCTGTTTTTAGTTCTTTGTCCGTCTCGAATTCATCCTCCACGCATGGGAGTCTGAGCTCTCAGAAACATACACAGTCTCTGGCAGAGCAGCACCCAAAGCAGTGGAGGACAGACGGCTGGAAGACTGTGTCCTCTCCAACGTGGTCTGATGTCAGCTCCCTCTCGGACTCAGTCAGAACAAGGCTTTCCAGTGAGTCAGACTACTCTTCTGCTGACTCCAGCATCGAGTCTGTGAAACAGGTGAAAAAGAAAGTGCAAGataacagaaagaaaaacaacacacacaccaaTGCGGTGGACAAAAAGAACTCTGAGTTTTACAAGAACTCGAACGCGGATGGGGCCATTTCTAAAACAGACAAAGATGGAAAAGTGTTAAAGAAACACAAAGTGAAACACAAAAAACCTAAGGAAAAGGATAAGGCTCCAAGTGTTGTGTTGAGTCAAGACATGAACGAAAAGTTTGTCAAGAGCTTTTCTTTTGACTTTGACGATACACGGCAGAAGTCGCTCATCGTTGAGACAGAGTCGCCTTCTGAAAATAGGGTCAAACTTTCCAAACATGAGAAAGATCATTTTAAGAAGGAGGACAGACTGTCTAAGGGCAAATCAGAAGACAAGGACTGGCCAGGTAAAGAAACTCAAAGGGTGATCAAGGAGGAGAGGTCAAAGAAGACAAAGGAGTCCAACAAGGAAAAGGTGAGCAAAGAGGAGAGGGAAAAACCTTTGAAGGCCGAGAAGGAGAGGAGCATTAAAGACAAAGACAAGGCGAAAGAGGAGAAGCAGAAAGCCCATAAAGAcgataaaaagaaaaagtctaAGGACAAATCTcttaaaattgacaaaaagaatgagcaaaaagaagacaaacattttaaatctgaGAAAAGCCTAAAAGAAGAAAAGGAAAAGTCTAAGAGGGATAAGAACATCAAGGAAGAACCTGATTATGAAGACTACGACTTAAAAAATCACCTACTAGAGGACACCAAGATGAGCGCTTCCGATGACCCCCATGATCGGTGGCAGTCAGACATGTCTTCTGACAGTTCGCTTTATGGAGATGATAGCTGGGACGCTCCTGTAAAAGAATACAAAGCAAATAATGCAGTCAAGTTAATTGTAGAAACGGTGAAGGAGGAAAACAGGGacagaaaaaaggaaaataaggTCAAAGATAAAAAGCCAGATCATGGAGAAAAACGCCCCGAAAAGGAAACCGCATCAAAGAAGAAAGACAAGGAATCCTCTGAAAAGaacactgaaaagaaaaaagactggacagacaaacagaagTTTAATTCTGGTCAGTCACTAGAAAAAGAGAAGAAACGAAAAGAATCAGCAGAGGGTGTCAAAGAGAAGAAAGAGAAGGATTCTGTGGATGGCAGCAGAGACAGGAAAGATTCCTATGAGTTCACTAAAGAGAGGAAAgactccaaaacaaaacaagaatctATGAGAGATGACTACGGGAGTGAGGCCTTCTTTAAAGACAAACCAGAGAATGAAACCACTTGTAAATCTGACCCCAGGGAGAGGAACCACTCTGGAAAGGAAAGGGAGAAGAAAATGGATTCTGTGGAAAAGAAAGAGAAGTCCAAAGGAGAAAAACACAAGGACAAGCCTAAGGACAGAAATTTGGACCAGGAAAAAGAGAAGCCTGAGAAAAACTCAATTGATAAATCCATGAAAGAGAAAGATCCAGAGAGGGCCTCCAAAGACAAGCGAGATGGGGTTAAAGAAAAGCATAAAGACTCTCAtagcaaagaaaaagaaaggaagatgTCAtcagaacagaataaagataAGAAGGAAAAGACATCCCAGGACAAGCATGCTGATAGAGAAAAAGATTTCTTGGAGTTTAAGAAGGAAGAGCGAAAACCTGAAAAGGTGAGAGAGAAGACATGGTATACAATTGCGGATATCTTTACAGACGAGAGCGAGGACGAAGATGACAATTACAACGGGGGTGTTGCAAAATTTAGTGACTCTCTTGGACTGTCAGATTCGCACAGGAAAGATTCCACACCTGACAGAGATGAAATGGATAATTTCCAAACAGATAAACATAAGAAATACTCTGAGGGCAAAACACATTCCACGGAAAAACAAAAGGATAAGGAACATAAAGATAAGAAAAAAGAGAAGGCAGCATTTGATgctggaaaagaaagaaaagcctCCATGGAAAAACACAAAGATAAAAAGGACAAAGATTCAGCCGACTCAAAACACAAGGAACGTAAGGACAGAGCTTCTGTGGATTCCAACCAAGACAAGAAAAGCAAGCAGAAACTTCTTGACAAGAGAGACGTCAGTGAAGAAAagggcaaaaataaatacaaagacaAGACGGAGCACTTAAAAGAACGGAAATTTTCAAAGGGGagtggagaaaatgagaaatccTTGTTGGAGAAACTTGAGGAGGAGGCAATGAATGATTATAAAGATGATTCCAATGATAGAAATAGTGAAATTTCATCAGACAGTTTCACGGACAGGGGTCATGAGCCTGTTCTAAGCAGCTACTATGATTCCTCCAACATCAGCATACCTGACATATCCGAAGAAAGAAGAGAGTCACTGTCCATCTCGAATCCACAGGACAAGTTCCGAGAGAAGGAGAGGCATAGACATTCATCGTCCTCATCATCTAAAAAGAGTCATGACAAGGAAAAGGACAAAGTCAAGAAAGAAAAGGGGGAGAAAAAAGACAAGTCCGAGGAGATCAGAGAATCCTATGGCCGCCGAGAAAGCTTGCCCTTTGACAAAGAGCCCATGCCTTTGGAGGCTGACCCTTACACTTTTCCGTACAGTTCCAAAGCTGATGGTGAGGATGACTTGGAAAAAACTCTGGAGTTTGAGAAGGAGATGTCCAAAAAGGACAAGACAAATAATGTCATGAACAGTgagaaaataaaagacaaaaagaagaAGGAGAAACACAAGGAAAAAGTGAAAGAAGAAAAGCATAAATATTCAGATGGTTTCAGCTCCTTCAGGCACTCAAAGGAGGAACAGAAATCTGGACTAAAGGAGAACACTCAAGTCACAAGTCTCAAAGAGAAATCTAAGGAAGACAGTTCTAAATTTGATGGGAAAAATAAGGAGAGAATTAAAGATATCATGGATAAAGATAGAACAGACGTCAAGGCAAAGGTCAAAGACGAGAATGACAAATTCAGCCAGTCAAAAGAGACAGCTCGAAAGGACAACCGCCCTCGTGAAAAGCTTTTGGTGGATGGTGATCTCAGACTAACAAGTTTTGGCAAAATGCTCAGTTTAAAAGATCAGGAGATTGAAGAGCGCCATAAGAAACACAAAGAGAGAATGAAACAGATGGAAAAACTGAGGCATCGATCCGGCGACCCAAAACTCAAAGATAAAACAAAGTCAAATGAAGAGCTGAAGAAGAACCGTAGTGAGCTCTCCAAAAAATCGGCTTCCGTGGAAACTGCtttgaaagagaaaaagataAAAGACATCGGCCTTCCAACCCAAATGATGTCGCCCGATAGAAAACCACAACCTATGGACAGTCAGAACTCAAAAGACTGGCTTGCCGGCCACCAAATGAAGGAAAGTCTTCCTGCATCTCCACGGCCTGACCAGAACAGACCAACAGGTGTCCCCACCCCAACGTCTGTGATCTCGTGTCCAAGCTATGAGGAAGTCATGCAAACTCCACGCACTCCATCCTGCAGTGCAGAGGACTATCCTGATATCATGTTTGAGGGTCTTGAGTGTCAGAATTCCTCGGCTACAACCATGTCCATGAATGCCTGCTCTCCTTCATTCTTTGATAGATATTCTAACTCTTCAAGTAGCTTCCAAGAGGGAACATGCATAACACCAGCAAAGAACATGCAGTTACCCCTTGTGAGTCGGTCTGTCAACTCTGATGTCAGAAGACCACTTGAGTTGGAGTTCAAAGTAGAGGCAGACAAGTTAAGACCGCAACATATAGCAGAAGGCACAGCGTTTGAGTCTTCAGCCTCACAACTTACAGAGGACAAGATGGCAGCTGACAGACTTAATTGCATTTCCTCTGCGTTCTGTTTATCACCCATCGACATCATGTCTCCCAGGCCTGACCCGTCGCAACACGATAACGTACCAGATGAAGCATCTACTGTaaattccatcaatgatggcagTGAACACTCAGGGAGTGTCTTTAACAACTATCTCATGAAGCCCTCAACTCCAGTTCATAGACCCGACCCCCAGGAGCCTTGTCTGGATATAGCTGCTCCCCCAACTCCAGCCCCTGCTGCCCTGCCTCCCATGGATATTGACGACCTTTCAGAGCCACACCAAAGTGGACCTGGTCTGACGCCAGCTCACCCTGTTAGTGGGAGTGACTACTTGCCTCCTGTTGTTGAAGAGCAAGAAgatgatgaggaggaggaagatgaTGATTTTGTTGAGGATGCTGGAGAAGCTCACCATGCTGCAGACGAGACCATCCAGTCCAGAAACGATCCCACTTACTCGCTCGGGATTGAGGAATCTGACAAAAAGCCTTGGCTTGAATGTCCAGATAGAAGAGATCCTGATGTACTTCCTATAACACCAACCCATCTGCAAGACAATTACATGGACAACCCATGTGATCAGTCCTTAGGCTGGAATTCAGAAGAGCTCATGAAATCACCTCATGAGAGCTACAGAGAGGTCGAGGCAGCTGTCTCAAAGATTAGCAGTCCCTATTCGCACTCCGATTGTGATATGCAGCATATCCCAAGTGTAATGCCTGTGACACCACCTCACTCTGCTTACTCTACAGCATACTGTCCGTCACAAATATCTGACTCTCATTATGAGGTCCACAAAGACACAGTGGAAGACATTCAATCGCCAGAAAGACCTGAAACCGAGGCACTGGAGTTAGAATCATCTCGGCTAGAAACTTTCTTCACTGATTGCAAACCAAATCCTGAAGAAGCTCAGATGGACCTAGAGCCCCCGTGTATGATGAAAGACAATGGACAAGAGTCCCCCACCTATGCTGCAGAGAACAGCATGTCTGTAGCCCCGCCAGTCAGCCAAGAACCTGTTGTTTCATGGGCAGATCCATTCTCTGGTGCAGCTGATGAATTGGATGACATGGGTTCCTTCTCTATACCGGACCTTCCTTTTCAAGAGAAGGAGATGCAGGACCCTGATATTACAGCTCCGGACACTGCAGAGAGCAAACATCCACCTTCTCAGACAAGACCTCCAGTCATCGAGACAAGCGAAAATGAAATAATCGATGTTGAACTCCCTAGTTTGTCCAAAGCTCCTTGTTCTCCTGCAGTTGTGCCTCCAACTGAACCCGTTCAGGATTTGATTCCTCCAATAAGCGACAATGGCTACAGGCCGCAGTGTGAGTTGGAGCCGGAGGCTCAGAACATCCCAGATGTTCCTCCCATGCAAGAAACAATTCCAGAGGAGAGGGAAGCATTTGAAGAAGTGAATGAAAACAACACTAATTTGTTTTCCACAGAAAGTGAAAAGGACCATGAATACAGGCCAAAAGAACCAACCCCAGATACCATGATGCCATCTGTTATGGTACAATGTTTGGATCTACCAGCCACCACAAAACCACTTTCATTAGTACAAAATCCTGTGGTGGCTTTGGGTCCCTCATGTAGCCCTCATCCTTCTGTTCAGGTTCCAACCGTCTTGGCGCCTAGCAGCACCCAAGTATCGGAGGCTCTCGAAACAACCGCCAAGTTATCAGTCACTATACCAGTGTCCGAGGCACCCAAGAAAGTTGAGGAAATACCTCAGAGGATGACCCGGAAAAAGGCTCAGATGCTGGCCAATCAGAACAAGCAGAGTGCCGCGCTAAGCTCATCAAGCATCACATGTTCGGTATCCTCTTCATCAatcaccacaagtgtgactacCTCTTGTGTCACTgtagaaaaagagaaagagccCATCAGCTCAACCACAGCTCAAACATCTGCTCCGCCGCTCGTCAGCAAAACAAAAGGCAGGCCTGTTGAGGATGACGACAACCAGGCCCAACATCCACGCAAGAGGAAGTTTCCAAAATCAGGCCAGCAGCAGGTGCAGGTTCAGCTTGTGAACACAGCAATGAAGCAGACTCGGGAGATGATCCAGCAGACGCTGGCAGTCATTGTGAATGCCATCAAGTTGGATGAAATAGAGCCATACCACAGTGACCGTTCCAACCCCTATTTCGAGTACCTTCAGATCCGCAAGAAAATTGAGGAGAAGCGGAAGATTCTATGTTACATAACACCTCAAGCTCCCCAGTGTTACGCAGAGTATGTGACATACACAGGCTCCTATCTACTTGATGGCAAGCCTTTGAGCAAGCTTCATATTCCtgtg tgtttttctgtacCCACCATGCgtgcgcagctgcaagtgacgtaa